From Excalfactoria chinensis isolate bCotChi1 chromosome 4, bCotChi1.hap2, whole genome shotgun sequence, one genomic window encodes:
- the MXD4 gene encoding max dimerization protein 4 isoform X2 has product MELNSLLILLEAAEYLERRDRAEHGYASVLPFDSDYSRKKTKAGSMARKSPNNRSSHNELEKHRRAKLRLYLEQLKQLVPLGPDSTRHTTLSLLKRAKMHIKKLEEQDRKALNIKEQLQREHRYLKRRLEQLSVQGMERIRTDSMGSTISTDSEQEVDIEGMEFTPGEMDSVGSASDAEDHYSLQSGSSDGGYTHSRRLNARLS; this is encoded by the exons ATGGAGTTGAACTCTCTGTTAATTCTCCTGGAGGCGGCCGAGTACTTGGAGAGAAGAGACCGAG CAGAACATGGCTATGCATCAGTGTTACCCTTCGATAGTGACtattccagaaagaaaacaaaggcaggCTCCATGGCCAGAAAGTCCCCGAATAACAG GTCCTCCCACAACGAACTAGAAAAACATAG ACGGGCAAAACTCCGACTATATTTGGAACAGCTAAAACAGCTTGTGCCTCTTGGGCCGGACAGCACCAGACACACCACTCTAAGCCTGTTGAAAAGAGCTAAGATGCATATCAAG AAATTGGAAGAACAGGACCGGAAAGCTCTGAATATTAAAGAACAATTACAGCGGGAACACCGCTACCTCAAACGCAGATTGGAGCAGCTCTCCGTGCAGGGCATGGAGCGCATCCGCACTGACAGCATGGGATCAACAATATCCACTGACTCTGAACAAG aAGTAGACATTGAAGGAATGGAGTTTACACCCGGTGAAATGGACAGTGTTGGAAGTGCCAGTGATGCTGAAGACCACTACAGTTTGCAAAGCGGCTCGAGCGATGGAGGTTACACACATTCCCGCAGACTGAATGCCAGGCTCTCATAG
- the MXD4 gene encoding max dimerization protein 4 isoform X3, translated as MELNSLLILLEAAEYLERRDRAFLQRRKKMHGKNILPLMLTLSLEAEHGYASVLPFDSDYSRKKTKAGSMARKSPNNRSSHNELEKHRRAKLRLYLEQLKQLVPLGPDSTRHTTLSLLKRAKMHIKKLEEQDRKALNIKEQLQREHRYLKRRLEQLSVQGMERIRTDSMGSTISTDSEQEVDIEGMEFTPGEMDSVGSASDAEDHYSLQSGSSDGGYTHSRRLNARLS; from the exons ATGGAGTTGAACTCTCTGTTAATTCTCCTGGAGGCGGCCGAGTACTTGGAGAGAAGAGACCGAG CGTTCctgcaaaggaggaaaaaaatgcatggaaaaaatatattgccACTAATGCTGACTTTGTCCCTAGAAGCAGAACATGGCTATGCATCAGTGTTACCCTTCGATAGTGACtattccagaaagaaaacaaaggcaggCTCCATGGCCAGAAAGTCCCCGAATAACAG GTCCTCCCACAACGAACTAGAAAAACATAG ACGGGCAAAACTCCGACTATATTTGGAACAGCTAAAACAGCTTGTGCCTCTTGGGCCGGACAGCACCAGACACACCACTCTAAGCCTGTTGAAAAGAGCTAAGATGCATATCAAG AAATTGGAAGAACAGGACCGGAAAGCTCTGAATATTAAAGAACAATTACAGCGGGAACACCGCTACCTCAAACGCAGATTGGAGCAGCTCTCCGTGCAGGGCATGGAGCGCATCCGCACTGACAGCATGGGATCAACAATATCCACTGACTCTGAACAAG aAGTAGACATTGAAGGAATGGAGTTTACACCCGGTGAAATGGACAGTGTTGGAAGTGCCAGTGATGCTGAAGACCACTACAGTTTGCAAAGCGGCTCGAGCGATGGAGGTTACACACATTCCCGCAGACTGAATGCCAGGCTCTCATAG
- the MXD4 gene encoding max dimerization protein 4 isoform X1: MELNSLLILLEAAEYLERRDREAEHGYASVLPFDSDYSRKKTKAGSMARKSPNNRSSHNELEKHRRAKLRLYLEQLKQLVPLGPDSTRHTTLSLLKRAKMHIKKLEEQDRKALNIKEQLQREHRYLKRRLEQLSVQGMERIRTDSMGSTISTDSEQEVDIEGMEFTPGEMDSVGSASDAEDHYSLQSGSSDGGYTHSRRLNARLS; encoded by the exons ATGGAGTTGAACTCTCTGTTAATTCTCCTGGAGGCGGCCGAGTACTTGGAGAGAAGAGACCGAG AAGCAGAACATGGCTATGCATCAGTGTTACCCTTCGATAGTGACtattccagaaagaaaacaaaggcaggCTCCATGGCCAGAAAGTCCCCGAATAACAG GTCCTCCCACAACGAACTAGAAAAACATAG ACGGGCAAAACTCCGACTATATTTGGAACAGCTAAAACAGCTTGTGCCTCTTGGGCCGGACAGCACCAGACACACCACTCTAAGCCTGTTGAAAAGAGCTAAGATGCATATCAAG AAATTGGAAGAACAGGACCGGAAAGCTCTGAATATTAAAGAACAATTACAGCGGGAACACCGCTACCTCAAACGCAGATTGGAGCAGCTCTCCGTGCAGGGCATGGAGCGCATCCGCACTGACAGCATGGGATCAACAATATCCACTGACTCTGAACAAG aAGTAGACATTGAAGGAATGGAGTTTACACCCGGTGAAATGGACAGTGTTGGAAGTGCCAGTGATGCTGAAGACCACTACAGTTTGCAAAGCGGCTCGAGCGATGGAGGTTACACACATTCCCGCAGACTGAATGCCAGGCTCTCATAG